From the genome of Streptomyces sp. NBC_01341, one region includes:
- a CDS encoding ATP-binding protein, with protein MPRRSDHAGHRLPLRKSLLGRMLAVSALVAACSVAATAWLAVQTTSGAIEQEQGRNLAADTRVLDTLLAYAAEHPGWQGVGATVDGLADESDRRITLTTQSRAIIADSAGSTPSPPPLPPQASAVVDPLSVAAVTPGSEAGSVTVAAPGAGGEPRSTSDRVDPRAVGPFRLPEAERVSLKRAADAAVLCLSRFGIASDVVEGPSGRPRIAVVGNDPDRTRSTRCSMDALDRPTTTERKALTALNELVDACLDRQGREAVRLDLDLSWNTAAESRSSAAYREPTPMPAPGFPRTPVPTAAPADGVDGEAPVPAERSTARPRQAATPVPGPALPPDSENDRDIASCVAIARQEQLSSYVASPALLFISDPGGGAVPGFELSSANTAKITGVAALVLALTVGASVLAGARLVRPLHALTGAAQRMRDGEDPSHVVVAADNEIGRLAAAFNDMSAHRARLEEQRKVMVSDVAHELRTPLSNIRGWLEGAQDGIADPDATFVSSLLEEAVQLQHIIDDLQDLAAADAGALRLHPQAVRIDELLAHVVAAHQAPAEAAGVTLDVEPHAGHDPVPGLVADPVRLRQAIGNLVTNAVRHTPAGGRVVLRVYADRAGKAGQDAVVEVADTGTGIAPEDLPHVFDRFWRAEKSRSRRTGGSGLGLAIVRKLVEAHGGTADVVSTVGEGSVFTLRLPAAGPDPTNTAA; from the coding sequence GTGCCGCGTCGCTCTGACCACGCCGGCCACAGGCTGCCCCTGCGAAAGAGCCTGCTGGGCCGGATGCTGGCTGTGTCTGCGCTCGTGGCGGCCTGTTCGGTGGCCGCGACTGCCTGGCTGGCCGTGCAGACGACATCCGGTGCCATCGAACAGGAGCAGGGGCGCAACCTCGCGGCGGACACCCGGGTCCTGGACACGCTGCTCGCCTACGCGGCCGAACACCCCGGCTGGCAAGGGGTGGGGGCCACCGTCGACGGTCTGGCCGACGAGTCCGACCGGCGGATCACCCTCACGACCCAGAGCCGGGCGATCATCGCCGACTCGGCCGGGTCCACACCGTCCCCGCCGCCACTGCCGCCCCAGGCGTCCGCGGTCGTGGACCCGCTGTCCGTGGCCGCCGTGACACCGGGGTCCGAAGCGGGGTCCGTGACCGTCGCGGCACCCGGAGCGGGCGGGGAGCCGCGCTCCACGAGCGACCGCGTCGACCCGCGGGCCGTCGGCCCGTTCCGGCTGCCCGAGGCCGAGCGTGTGTCGCTGAAGCGCGCCGCCGACGCGGCGGTGCTCTGCCTCAGCCGTTTCGGGATCGCCTCCGACGTCGTGGAGGGACCGAGCGGGCGCCCCCGCATAGCGGTGGTGGGCAACGATCCCGACCGCACACGGAGCACCCGGTGCTCCATGGACGCACTCGACCGCCCCACGACCACCGAGCGCAAGGCGCTCACGGCGCTGAACGAACTCGTGGACGCGTGCCTGGACCGGCAGGGGCGCGAAGCCGTGCGTCTCGACCTCGATCTCTCCTGGAACACGGCCGCGGAATCGCGCTCCTCGGCGGCCTACCGTGAGCCCACCCCCATGCCCGCCCCCGGCTTTCCCCGCACACCCGTCCCGACAGCCGCACCCGCCGACGGCGTCGACGGAGAGGCGCCGGTGCCGGCCGAGCGGTCCACCGCTCGGCCCCGCCAGGCCGCGACGCCGGTGCCCGGCCCGGCACTGCCACCCGACAGCGAGAACGACCGCGACATCGCCTCCTGCGTCGCCATCGCGCGTCAGGAGCAGCTCAGTTCGTACGTGGCGTCCCCGGCGCTGCTGTTCATCAGCGACCCCGGCGGCGGTGCCGTCCCGGGCTTCGAGCTGTCGTCGGCGAACACGGCGAAGATCACCGGCGTCGCCGCACTGGTCCTGGCACTCACCGTCGGGGCCTCGGTCCTCGCCGGTGCCCGGCTCGTACGGCCGCTCCACGCGCTCACCGGCGCCGCCCAGCGGATGCGCGACGGGGAGGACCCGTCACATGTGGTCGTCGCCGCCGACAACGAGATCGGCCGCCTGGCGGCCGCCTTCAACGACATGTCGGCCCACCGCGCCCGCCTGGAGGAACAGCGCAAGGTGATGGTGAGCGACGTCGCGCACGAACTGCGCACCCCGCTGAGCAACATCCGTGGGTGGCTGGAGGGGGCGCAGGACGGCATCGCCGACCCGGACGCGACGTTCGTCTCCTCGCTCCTGGAGGAGGCCGTGCAACTGCAGCACATCATCGACGACCTCCAGGACCTGGCCGCGGCCGACGCCGGAGCGCTGCGGCTTCACCCGCAAGCGGTGCGGATCGACGAACTGCTCGCCCACGTCGTCGCCGCCCACCAGGCGCCGGCCGAGGCCGCAGGTGTCACCCTGGACGTGGAACCGCACGCCGGGCATGACCCCGTCCCCGGGCTCGTCGCCGACCCGGTGAGGCTGCGTCAGGCGATCGGCAACCTGGTGACCAACGCCGTGCGCCACACCCCGGCGGGCGGACGGGTGGTTCTGCGGGTGTACGCGGACAGAGCCGGGAAGGCGGGCCAGGACGCGGTGGTGGAGGTCGCCGACACCGGCACGGGGATCGCGCCGGAGGACCTGCCCCACGTCTTCGACCGGTTCTGGCGTGCCGAGAAGTCACGTAGCCGCCGCACGGGCGGCAGCGGCCTGGGACTGGCGATCGTCCGCAAACTCGTCGAGGCACACGGAGGGACGGCCGACGTGGTCAGCACCGTGGGGGAGGGCTCCGTCTTCACCCTCCGGCTTCCTGCGGCAGGCCCTGATCCGACGAACACAGCGGCCTGA
- a CDS encoding acyl-CoA dehydrogenase family protein: MAGGMLEEDLYRFEALLDEGERKTLHHVREFLHEEVAPHADTWWGKASFPHHLIPRFGELGIAGLAYEECGTTTASSLLSGFIAMEMARVDASMATFYGVHAGLAMGSIARCGSEEQRRRWLPAMGRMEQIGAFALTEPQGGSDVAAGLRTTARREGDTWVLNGEKRWIGNATFADLVVVWAREEGGEGGVLGFVVDSSTPGFSARLIENKIALRTVENADIVLEDCRVPEEDRLQEAHGFRDTADVLRHTRSGVAWEAVGVMLAAYRIALDYTREREQFGGPVARFQLVQDLLVRMLSDATSCLGMVVRLAQLEDEGTFRDEHSAMAKAHCTTRMREVVGWGRELLAGNGIVLDYSIGRFVADAEALYSYEGTREINTLITGRAITGIGAFV, encoded by the coding sequence ATGGCCGGCGGCATGCTGGAAGAGGACCTGTACCGTTTCGAGGCGCTGCTGGACGAGGGAGAGCGCAAGACGCTCCATCACGTCCGGGAGTTCCTGCACGAGGAAGTCGCCCCGCACGCGGACACCTGGTGGGGCAAGGCGTCGTTCCCCCACCATCTGATCCCGCGCTTCGGGGAGCTGGGCATCGCCGGTCTGGCGTACGAGGAGTGCGGCACCACCACCGCGAGCAGCCTGCTGAGCGGCTTCATCGCGATGGAGATGGCGCGGGTCGACGCCTCGATGGCCACGTTCTACGGGGTGCACGCGGGGCTCGCCATGGGCAGCATCGCCCGCTGCGGCTCCGAGGAGCAGCGTCGTCGCTGGCTGCCCGCCATGGGCCGGATGGAGCAGATCGGGGCGTTCGCGCTGACCGAACCCCAGGGCGGGTCCGATGTGGCGGCGGGTCTGCGGACCACCGCACGGCGCGAGGGCGACACCTGGGTGCTGAACGGGGAGAAGCGGTGGATCGGCAACGCCACCTTCGCCGATCTCGTGGTCGTCTGGGCCAGGGAGGAGGGCGGGGAGGGCGGTGTGCTCGGCTTCGTGGTCGACAGTTCGACCCCGGGGTTCTCGGCCCGCCTCATCGAGAACAAGATCGCTCTGCGCACCGTGGAGAACGCCGACATCGTGCTGGAGGACTGCCGTGTGCCGGAGGAGGACAGGCTCCAGGAGGCACACGGGTTCCGGGACACCGCCGACGTGCTGCGGCACACCAGGAGCGGTGTGGCCTGGGAGGCGGTGGGCGTGATGCTGGCGGCGTACCGCATCGCCCTGGACTACACCCGCGAGCGCGAACAGTTCGGCGGTCCCGTCGCCCGCTTCCAGCTGGTCCAGGACCTGCTGGTCCGCATGCTCAGCGATGCCACGTCCTGTCTCGGCATGGTCGTGAGGCTGGCCCAGCTGGAGGACGAGGGCACCTTCCGTGACGAGCACTCGGCGATGGCCAAGGCGCACTGCACCACGAGGATGCGCGAGGTCGTCGGATGGGGCCGTGAACTGCTGGCGGGCAACGGCATCGTGCTCGACTACAGCATCGGCCGTTTCGTCGCCGACGCGGAGGCGCTCTACTCCTACGAGGGGACACGGGAGATCAACACCCTCATCACCGGTCGCGCGATCACCGGCATCGGCGCCTTCGTCTGA
- a CDS encoding response regulator transcription factor, with product MCAHVIVAEDDAKQAELIRRYLEREGHAVTVVSDGLAALEQARQGSPDLLVLDVMMPRADGLDVVRILRAEGRETAVLMLTARATEDDLLLGLDLGADDYMTKPYSPRELMARVRTLLRRTRRDADRENGHVLAVGALAVDPLRHEVAVDGVGVECTPGEFRLLSTMAAEPDRVFTREQLLAELHGFDRYISSRTVDVHIMNLRKKIEPAPRRPVRLLTVFGVGYKLTDPRKGSARAASL from the coding sequence GTGTGCGCACACGTCATAGTCGCGGAAGACGACGCGAAACAGGCCGAGCTGATCCGCCGCTACCTCGAACGCGAGGGGCACGCGGTCACCGTGGTGTCGGACGGCCTCGCCGCGCTGGAACAGGCCCGGCAGGGTTCGCCCGACCTGCTGGTACTCGACGTGATGATGCCCCGGGCCGACGGGCTCGACGTGGTCCGCATCCTCCGTGCCGAGGGACGGGAGACGGCCGTCCTCATGCTGACCGCACGGGCCACCGAGGACGACCTGCTGCTCGGGCTCGACCTCGGCGCCGACGACTACATGACGAAGCCGTACAGCCCGCGGGAACTCATGGCGCGCGTACGTACGCTCCTGCGCCGCACCCGGAGGGACGCCGACCGCGAGAACGGTCACGTCCTTGCCGTGGGCGCGCTGGCCGTCGACCCCCTGCGCCACGAGGTAGCGGTCGACGGCGTGGGGGTCGAGTGCACGCCGGGCGAATTCAGGCTCCTTTCGACGATGGCTGCCGAGCCGGACCGGGTGTTCACGCGGGAACAACTGCTCGCCGAACTCCATGGCTTCGACCGGTACATCAGCAGCCGTACCGTCGACGTCCACATCATGAACCTCCGTAAGAAGATCGAGCCCGCCCCCAGGCGTCCCGTGCGGCTGCTCACCGTCTTCGGCGTCGGCTACAAGCTCACGGATCCGCGGAAGGGCTCCGCACGTGCCGCGTCGCTCTGA
- a CDS encoding GH92 family glycosyl hydrolase, producing MRWTHLLRGAGTAAATAALLGGAVATPATADGGAHAEHGRLTDLVNPFIGTENEGNTYPGAAVPFGMVQFSPDTGHNTGYDYSENHIRGFSTVHISGVGCGLGGDLPVLPTTGDITSTDNAAYAAEFSHDDEKASPGTYTVGLKTGIKAELSATERTGVQRYTFPATDKANVLINAGQSLHKTVNTEVEILDRRTVRTAITGSGFCQDTKPYTVYTITRFDRPFTTSGTWKGEKVAEGSKASAAGSERNGAYLRFDTTKDRTVEATTAISYVDAKGAAGNLRAEGGRSYDKVARAAQAAWEDRLGEVKAQGGSETLRRTFYSSLYRSFLAPNVGSDVDGRYTGWDQKTHRAEGFTYYQNWSLWDTYRTQAQLLSLLAPSESRDMAISVIKIDEDSGWLPKWGYGTVETNIMTGDPVTPFLTNAYQQGLLKGYEEQAYRALRKNADGVPPAGSAPVGREANKEYLADGFAPYIKGRPHAKPGDSDYDHGASATLEYALSDAMLGQMAKELGHEDDAARYTQRAQNYRKIFDSSTGFFRARDVSGDFTGPADPAQSEGFHEGTSWQYQWLVPQDLPGMVSLIGGTQAANERLDSFFAYDQLVKDPAKTAREVWVNGPYDYYNADKYNPQNEPDLIAPYTYLSTGRPSRTTDVVHAALTLFTDAPTGMTGNDDLGTMSAWNVLSSIGIFPVQPGTDTWGLSTPVFERVDLTLDRRYYPKGRLTVKAPGTSDSARYIRSARTDGAAYGKTYLTTEDIRGTRDLSFEVGTAPSDWGTSADAAPPALD from the coding sequence ATGAGATGGACCCACTTGCTACGCGGTGCGGGGACGGCGGCCGCCACGGCCGCGCTCCTCGGCGGCGCCGTCGCCACGCCCGCCACGGCGGACGGAGGGGCGCACGCCGAGCACGGCCGGCTGACCGATCTCGTCAACCCGTTCATCGGAACCGAGAACGAGGGCAACACCTATCCCGGCGCGGCGGTTCCGTTCGGCATGGTGCAGTTCTCGCCCGACACCGGCCACAACACCGGGTACGACTATTCGGAGAACCACATCAGAGGCTTCTCCACCGTCCACATCTCCGGGGTGGGCTGCGGGCTCGGCGGAGACCTGCCGGTGCTGCCCACGACCGGTGACATCACGTCCACGGACAACGCCGCCTACGCGGCCGAGTTCAGCCACGACGACGAGAAGGCGAGCCCCGGCACGTACACCGTCGGCCTCAAGACCGGCATCAAGGCCGAACTGAGCGCCACCGAACGCACCGGCGTGCAGCGCTACACCTTTCCCGCCACCGACAAGGCCAACGTCCTCATCAACGCGGGCCAGTCGCTGCACAAGACGGTGAACACCGAGGTCGAGATCCTGGACAGGCGCACGGTGCGCACCGCCATCACCGGCAGCGGCTTCTGCCAGGACACCAAGCCGTACACGGTCTACACGATCACCCGCTTCGACCGGCCCTTCACCACCTCGGGCACGTGGAAGGGCGAGAAGGTCGCCGAGGGATCGAAGGCCTCAGCGGCCGGCAGCGAGCGCAACGGTGCCTACCTGCGCTTCGACACCACCAAGGACCGCACCGTCGAGGCGACCACGGCGATCTCGTACGTCGACGCGAAGGGCGCGGCCGGCAACCTCCGTGCCGAAGGCGGCCGTTCGTACGACAAGGTCGCGCGCGCCGCGCAGGCCGCGTGGGAGGACAGGCTCGGCGAGGTCAAGGCGCAGGGCGGCAGCGAGACCCTCCGCCGGACCTTCTACTCGTCCCTCTACCGCTCGTTCCTCGCACCGAACGTCGGCAGCGACGTCGACGGCCGCTACACCGGCTGGGACCAGAAGACCCACCGGGCCGAGGGCTTCACCTACTACCAGAACTGGTCGCTCTGGGACACCTACCGCACCCAGGCCCAGCTGCTGTCGCTCCTCGCGCCGAGTGAGTCCCGGGACATGGCGATCTCCGTCATCAAGATCGACGAGGACAGCGGCTGGCTGCCCAAATGGGGCTACGGCACGGTCGAGACGAACATCATGACGGGCGACCCCGTCACCCCGTTCCTCACCAACGCCTACCAGCAGGGTCTGCTCAAGGGATACGAGGAGCAGGCGTACCGCGCGCTCAGGAAGAACGCCGACGGTGTGCCCCCGGCCGGCTCCGCCCCCGTCGGCCGCGAGGCCAACAAGGAGTACCTGGCCGACGGTTTCGCTCCCTACATCAAGGGCCGCCCGCACGCGAAGCCCGGCGACTCCGACTACGACCACGGCGCGTCCGCGACCCTGGAGTACGCCCTGTCCGACGCGATGCTCGGACAGATGGCGAAGGAGCTGGGCCACGAGGACGACGCCGCGCGGTACACACAGCGCGCCCAGAACTACCGGAAGATCTTCGACAGTTCGACCGGCTTCTTCCGGGCCCGTGACGTGAGCGGCGACTTCACCGGACCCGCCGACCCGGCACAGAGCGAGGGCTTCCACGAGGGCACGTCCTGGCAGTACCAGTGGCTCGTGCCCCAGGACCTGCCCGGCATGGTCTCCCTGATCGGCGGGACGCAGGCCGCCAACGAGCGCCTCGACTCGTTCTTCGCCTACGACCAACTGGTGAAGGACCCGGCGAAGACCGCCCGCGAGGTGTGGGTGAACGGGCCGTACGACTACTACAACGCGGACAAGTACAACCCGCAGAACGAGCCCGACCTGATCGCCCCGTACACCTACCTCTCCACCGGCCGGCCGTCGAGGACGACCGACGTGGTGCACGCGGCGCTCACCCTCTTCACCGACGCCCCGACCGGCATGACCGGGAACGACGACCTCGGGACGATGTCGGCGTGGAACGTCCTGTCCTCCATCGGGATCTTCCCGGTCCAGCCGGGCACGGACACCTGGGGTCTCTCCACGCCCGTCTTCGAACGGGTGGACCTCACCCTCGACCGGCGCTACTACCCCAAGGGCCGTCTGACGGTGAAGGCCCCCGGTACCTCCGACTCGGCGCGCTACATACGGTCGGCGCGGACCGACGGGGCGGCATACGGGAAGACCTACCTGACCACCGAGGACATCCGCGGCACCCGCGACCTGTCCTTCGAGGTCGGCACGGCTCCCTCCGACTGGGGCACATCGGCGGACGCGGCGCCGCCGGCCCTCGACTGA
- a CDS encoding MFS transporter, translating to MPNGFGRLWTAQTVSSLGDGVTQAALPLIALTLTRDPMALAVVTAAGTLPWLLFGVLGGALVDRWDRRRTMWVADAVRAALLAIPAVAAALDVLSIPLLAAAAFLLGLGGLFFDTAATAYLPDLLRRDPALLERANSRLRGAQTAMSGFVGPPAGSVLLALGRTVPLLADAVSFLLSALLVRTLPAMPRPVPEVRESLLRQARAGASYVFRDRVLLGLALRPAVGNIAFIAVETVLALFAHERLGIDAYGFGLLLTAEATGGLLGAGIASHLGRRLGTGTAMTCTAAVEGLAVLGLAVARNPYVAGLALAVCGAGMGATMVLGPSLRQAIVPTGLMGRVASTSRMLAMCAAPVGAFLAGWLATAYDIRTPLYAAAGLLLATTAVTASMTGNRRVEAALRAAAPAVGPDHPVSKDPAQESAPGLL from the coding sequence TTGCCGAACGGGTTCGGACGGTTGTGGACCGCGCAGACGGTGTCCTCGCTCGGCGACGGGGTGACCCAGGCCGCGTTACCCCTGATCGCGTTGACGTTGACGCGGGATCCGATGGCGCTCGCCGTCGTCACGGCCGCGGGGACGCTGCCGTGGCTGCTCTTCGGGGTGCTCGGCGGTGCGCTGGTGGATCGCTGGGACCGTCGGCGCACGATGTGGGTCGCGGACGCCGTGCGTGCGGCGCTGCTCGCGATACCGGCGGTGGCGGCCGCGCTCGACGTGCTGAGCATTCCGCTGCTCGCGGCCGCAGCCTTCCTGCTCGGCCTCGGCGGGCTTTTCTTCGACACGGCCGCCACGGCCTACCTGCCGGATCTGCTCCGCCGCGACCCCGCGCTCCTGGAACGCGCCAACTCCCGTCTGCGCGGCGCCCAGACCGCCATGTCCGGCTTCGTGGGGCCGCCTGCGGGCAGTGTGCTGCTCGCGCTCGGGCGAACGGTTCCGCTGCTGGCCGACGCGGTGTCGTTCCTGCTCTCCGCGCTGCTCGTCCGCACGCTGCCCGCCATGCCCCGCCCGGTGCCGGAGGTCCGCGAGTCGCTGCTTCGGCAGGCGCGGGCCGGGGCCTCGTACGTCTTCCGGGACCGGGTACTGCTCGGGCTCGCACTCCGCCCGGCGGTCGGGAACATCGCCTTCATCGCGGTGGAGACCGTCCTCGCGCTCTTCGCTCACGAACGCCTCGGTATCGACGCCTATGGCTTCGGACTGCTCCTCACGGCGGAGGCCACAGGGGGTCTGCTCGGTGCGGGCATCGCCTCCCACCTCGGCCGACGACTCGGCACCGGCACCGCCATGACCTGCACGGCCGCCGTGGAAGGGCTTGCCGTCCTGGGCCTGGCCGTTGCCCGGAACCCGTACGTCGCGGGGCTGGCGCTCGCCGTCTGCGGGGCCGGCATGGGCGCCACGATGGTGCTCGGGCCCTCCCTCCGGCAGGCGATCGTCCCCACCGGCCTGATGGGCCGGGTCGCCTCGACCTCCCGCATGCTGGCCATGTGCGCGGCCCCCGTCGGCGCCTTCCTCGCCGGCTGGCTGGCCACCGCGTACGACATCCGCACCCCGCTCTACGCCGCCGCAGGCCTCCTCCTGGCGACGACGGCCGTCACGGCGTCCATGACCGGCAACCGGCGGGTCGAAGCGGCGCTGCGAGCCGCCGCCCCGGCTGTCGGTCCGGATCACCCGGTATCCAAGGACCCGGCCCAGGAGAGTGCGCCCGGCTTGCTGTGA
- a CDS encoding class F sortase — MPPFTPRPSRRSAAIAAAVCLLIAPVTACGAADAPQASGGALPRHSPEPQSPKAPAPSRLTVPSLGIDSGLLRLGLNEDGTVEVPPAEKGMTAGWYAGGAVPGEPGAAVLIGHNDTRFGKAVFHDLHRIDRGADIAVSDAAGRQTHFRVTGTQTVSKKTFPTDKVYGPTDARVLRLITCDGAFDADGHPVDNLIVYASLR, encoded by the coding sequence ATGCCCCCCTTCACTCCGCGCCCGTCGCGGCGGTCCGCCGCGATCGCGGCAGCCGTCTGTCTGCTGATCGCCCCCGTCACCGCCTGCGGCGCGGCAGACGCGCCGCAGGCGTCCGGCGGTGCACTCCCGCGCCATTCCCCGGAGCCGCAGTCGCCGAAGGCTCCGGCACCGTCACGGCTGACCGTTCCGTCGCTCGGGATAGACAGCGGCCTGCTGAGACTGGGGCTGAACGAGGACGGCACGGTGGAGGTCCCGCCGGCCGAGAAGGGCATGACGGCCGGCTGGTACGCGGGCGGCGCCGTACCCGGCGAGCCGGGCGCCGCCGTGCTCATCGGGCACAACGACACACGGTTCGGCAAGGCCGTCTTCCACGACCTGCACCGGATAGACCGGGGCGCGGACATCGCCGTGTCCGACGCGGCGGGCAGGCAGACGCACTTCAGGGTCACCGGCACGCAGACCGTCAGCAAGAAGACCTTTCCCACCGACAAGGTCTACGGACCGACCGACGCGCGTGTTCTCCGTCTGATCACGTGCGACGGGGCCTTCGACGCCGACGGGCATCCCGTGGACAACCTCATCGTGTACGCCTCGCTGCGCTGA
- a CDS encoding ArsR/SmtB family transcription factor: MPTADLPETFHVTTDEQLRAVSSLTRHRIMAVLRFEPATITQIAERVGLAKGSSSYHVRLLERAGLVKVVRTRKVRGVTERYYAMAARSIALPDPGEGGPDMLMRHAVADLEAAPAGAERHVRMAHLRLTDEQFAQLGARLQEVADEFRELSDPSLPDASLVFALFRPAQPKQTEEGAK, encoded by the coding sequence ATGCCTACCGCCGATCTCCCCGAGACGTTTCACGTCACCACGGACGAGCAACTGCGCGCCGTCTCCAGTCTCACGCGCCACCGGATCATGGCCGTCCTCCGCTTCGAGCCCGCGACGATCACGCAGATCGCCGAGCGCGTGGGCCTCGCGAAGGGGAGCTCCAGCTATCACGTGCGGCTGCTGGAGCGGGCCGGCCTGGTGAAGGTGGTACGGACACGGAAGGTCCGGGGCGTCACCGAGCGGTACTACGCCATGGCCGCCCGGTCGATCGCGCTGCCGGACCCGGGCGAGGGAGGTCCGGACATGCTGATGCGGCATGCGGTGGCGGACCTGGAGGCGGCGCCGGCGGGCGCCGAGCGGCACGTGCGGATGGCACACCTGCGGCTCACCGACGAGCAGTTCGCCCAACTGGGAGCGCGGCTGCAGGAAGTGGCTGACGAGTTCCGGGAGCTGTCCGATCCTTCGCTGCCGGACGCGTCACTCGTCTTCGCGCTGTTCCGCCCGGCTCAGCCGAAGCAGACCGAGGAGGGTGCCAAGTGA
- a CDS encoding alkene reductase, protein MTSETTTSLLLSPARLGRHELANRLVMAPMTRNRAEADGTATPLMAEYYAQRAGAGMIIAEASTPSPVGRTYPNITALHSDAHTDGWRRVTEAVRAAGGGPMFLQIQHGGRVGHPDTSGFTPIAPSPIPLPEPIHTPTGRQEAVTPREMTPEDIRTTIRDFAATARRAVDAGFAGVEVHSANGYLLHQFLAPNTNLRSDAYGGSVGNRIRFTSEVTDAVVEAIGAERTGLRISPGHAVNGVTDTDADVLYPALLAANADKGLAYLHVAFASPGQPLFARLREIWPGTLIANPVLPAAGIPADGGREAAERLLAAGADLIALGRPFLANPDLVERLRTGAPVNAVRSRYAMYTGGPVGYTDYPTHG, encoded by the coding sequence ATGACCTCCGAGACCACGACGTCGCTCCTCCTCTCCCCCGCCCGCCTCGGCCGGCACGAGTTGGCCAACCGCCTGGTCATGGCGCCCATGACCCGCAACCGTGCAGAGGCCGACGGCACCGCCACCCCGCTGATGGCCGAGTACTACGCCCAGCGCGCCGGTGCGGGCATGATCATCGCCGAGGCGTCGACCCCCAGCCCGGTCGGCCGGACCTACCCGAACATCACCGCCCTGCACTCCGACGCCCACACCGACGGCTGGCGGCGGGTCACCGAGGCCGTCCGGGCAGCCGGCGGCGGACCGATGTTCCTCCAGATCCAGCACGGCGGACGTGTCGGCCACCCCGACACCAGCGGCTTCACCCCGATCGCCCCCTCTCCGATCCCGCTGCCCGAACCGATCCATACACCGACGGGCCGCCAGGAGGCGGTCACCCCGCGGGAGATGACTCCCGAGGACATCCGGACCACCATCCGCGACTTCGCCGCCACAGCACGCCGGGCCGTCGACGCCGGCTTCGCCGGGGTCGAGGTGCACAGCGCCAACGGCTACCTGCTGCACCAGTTCCTGGCCCCGAACACCAACCTCCGTAGCGACGCCTACGGCGGCAGCGTCGGGAACCGCATCCGCTTCACGTCCGAGGTGACCGACGCCGTCGTCGAAGCGATCGGTGCCGAGCGGACCGGTCTGCGCATCTCCCCCGGCCACGCAGTCAACGGCGTCACGGACACCGACGCCGACGTCCTCTACCCTGCGCTGCTCGCGGCCAACGCGGACAAGGGCCTGGCCTACCTCCACGTCGCCTTCGCCTCCCCCGGACAACCGCTCTTCGCCCGCCTCCGCGAGATCTGGCCGGGCACTCTCATCGCCAATCCGGTGCTGCCCGCGGCCGGGATCCCCGCCGACGGGGGCAGGGAGGCGGCCGAACGTCTGCTCGCCGCGGGCGCCGACCTCATCGCGCTGGGCCGCCCGTTCCTCGCCAATCCGGACCTCGTCGAACGACTGCGCACCGGTGCACCCGTCAACGCCGTACGGTCCAGGTACGCGATGTACACCGGCGGGCCCGTCGGATACACCGACTACCCCACGCACGGCTGA
- a CDS encoding ABC transporter ATP-binding protein: protein MTATALVIDGVTLTAGARRLVRDVSLTARPGEVIGLVGPNGSGKSSLLRAVYRVLRPATGEVRVDGQDAWALPVRRLARAVAAVTQESGAEFDLTVREVVAMGRTPHKRLLAGDTAEDAELTASALAAVDVTELAGRPFDRLSGGERQRVLIARALAQEPTLLVLDEPTNHLDIRHQLSVLGTLRRLPATVLVALHDLNLAARHCDRLYILDDGEVVASGAPADVLTPVLLAEVYGVTGEVAVHPLTGAPQVTFLPGLPDPGVPAEG, encoded by the coding sequence ATGACCGCGACCGCACTCGTCATCGACGGGGTCACGCTCACCGCCGGGGCCCGTCGCCTGGTCAGGGACGTCTCGTTGACCGCGCGGCCCGGTGAGGTGATCGGCCTCGTGGGCCCCAACGGCAGCGGCAAGTCCAGCCTGCTGCGCGCCGTCTACCGTGTCCTGCGTCCCGCCACCGGCGAGGTCCGGGTCGACGGACAGGACGCCTGGGCGCTGCCGGTGCGCCGGCTGGCACGCGCGGTGGCGGCGGTGACGCAGGAGTCGGGGGCCGAATTCGACCTCACGGTGCGCGAAGTGGTGGCCATGGGGCGTACTCCGCACAAACGGCTGCTCGCGGGAGACACCGCCGAGGACGCCGAGCTGACCGCGTCGGCCCTCGCCGCCGTGGACGTCACCGAACTGGCGGGACGCCCCTTCGACCGCTTGTCGGGCGGTGAGCGTCAGCGTGTCCTCATCGCGCGGGCCCTCGCCCAGGAGCCCACGCTCCTGGTCCTGGACGAGCCGACCAACCACCTCGACATCCGGCACCAGTTGTCGGTCCTCGGTACGCTGCGGCGCCTGCCGGCGACCGTCCTGGTCGCCCTGCACGACCTCAATCTCGCCGCCCGCCACTGCGACCGCCTGTACATCCTGGACGACGGCGAGGTCGTCGCCTCCGGCGCGCCCGCCGACGTGCTGACACCGGTGTTGCTGGCCGAGGTGTACGGCGTGACCGGCGAGGTCGCCGTCCATCCCCTGACGGGCGCGCCGCAGGTGACGTTCCTGCCCGGCCTGCCGGACCCGGGCGTGCCCGCGGAAGGGTGA
- a CDS encoding hydrophobic protein, with protein MVPLLLVLLLALVLFGAGFALKALWIVAVIVLAVWLLGFVMRSAGTGGRRGRWYRW; from the coding sequence ATGGTTCCCCTGCTTCTCGTCCTGCTTCTCGCCCTGGTTCTCTTCGGAGCCGGGTTCGCACTGAAGGCCCTGTGGATCGTCGCCGTGATCGTGCTCGCCGTCTGGCTGCTCGGTTTCGTCATGCGTTCCGCCGGTACCGGTGGCCGACGTGGCCGTTGGTACCGCTGGTAA